A single genomic interval of Mycolicibacterium holsaticum DSM 44478 = JCM 12374 harbors:
- a CDS encoding potassium channel family protein, translated as MRVVVMGCGRVGASLSDSLARIGHDVAVIDRDSTAFHRLSPEFPGERVLGMGFDRDVLLRAGIEEAGAFAAVSSGDNSNIISARVARETFRVERVVARIYDAKRAAVYERLGIPTVATVPWTTDRLLNVLTRETETAKWRDPTGNVGVTELALHEDWVGRRMTDLEAATGGRVAFLIRFGAGVLPDTKTVIQAGDQVFMAAVAGHIAEALAIAALPPSEDIEG; from the coding sequence TTGCGGGTAGTGGTGATGGGCTGCGGCCGGGTGGGGGCTTCGCTGTCAGACAGCCTGGCCAGAATCGGCCACGACGTGGCGGTGATCGACCGCGACAGCACCGCGTTTCACCGGCTGTCCCCCGAGTTCCCCGGGGAACGGGTGCTCGGCATGGGCTTCGACCGCGACGTGCTGCTGCGGGCCGGTATCGAGGAGGCCGGTGCGTTCGCCGCGGTGTCCTCGGGCGACAACTCCAACATCATCTCGGCGCGGGTGGCGCGTGAAACGTTTCGCGTCGAGCGGGTGGTCGCCCGCATCTACGACGCCAAACGCGCCGCGGTGTACGAACGGCTGGGCATCCCGACGGTGGCGACCGTGCCGTGGACCACCGACCGGCTGCTCAACGTGCTCACCCGCGAAACCGAGACCGCGAAATGGCGCGACCCCACCGGCAACGTCGGCGTGACGGAGTTGGCCCTGCACGAGGATTGGGTGGGTCGGCGGATGACCGATCTGGAGGCCGCCACCGGTGGGCGGGTGGCGTTTCTGATCCGGTTCGGCGCGGGCGTGTTGCCCGACACCAAGACCGTCATCCAGGCCGGCGATCAGGTGTTCATGGCCGCCGTCGCCGGGCATATCGCCGAAGCGCTGGCGATCGCGGCGTTGCCGCCCAGCGAGGACATCGAGGGTTAG
- a CDS encoding potassium channel family protein — MKVAIAGAGAVGRSIARELVESHNVTLLERNPDHIDVDAIPAAQWRLGDACELTLLEAIKLEEFDVVIAATGDDKANVVVSLLAKTEFTVPRVVARVNDPRNEWLFDESWGVDVAVSTPRMLASLVEEAVAVGDLVRLMEFRKGQANLVEITLPDDTPWGGKPVKRLELPRDCALVTILRGPRVIVPEGDEPLEGGDELLFVAVAEAEDDLKALLLHPAPR, encoded by the coding sequence ATGAAAGTCGCCATCGCCGGTGCCGGTGCCGTCGGCCGCTCCATCGCCCGCGAGCTCGTCGAAAGCCACAACGTCACCCTGCTCGAACGCAACCCCGACCACATCGATGTCGACGCGATCCCGGCCGCCCAGTGGCGGCTCGGCGACGCCTGCGAGCTCACCCTGCTGGAGGCGATCAAGCTCGAGGAGTTCGACGTGGTGATCGCGGCCACCGGTGACGACAAGGCCAACGTCGTGGTCAGCCTGCTGGCCAAGACGGAGTTCACGGTGCCCCGGGTGGTGGCCCGGGTCAACGATCCCCGCAACGAATGGCTGTTCGACGAGAGTTGGGGCGTCGACGTCGCGGTGTCCACGCCGCGCATGCTGGCCTCGCTGGTGGAAGAGGCCGTCGCGGTCGGTGACCTGGTGCGGCTGATGGAGTTCCGCAAGGGTCAGGCCAACCTCGTCGAGATCACCCTGCCCGACGACACCCCGTGGGGCGGAAAACCGGTCAAGCGCCTCGAACTGCCCCGCGACTGCGCGCTGGTGACGATCCTGCGCGGCCCCCGGGTGATCGTCCCCGAGGGCGACGAGCCGTTGGAGGGCGGCGACGAGCTGTTGTTCGTGGCGGTCGCCGAGGCCGAGGACGACCTGAAGGCGTTACTGCTGCATCCCGCGCCGCGCTGA
- a CDS encoding MFS transporter, translating into MPTEADGRRRPRADNTDRSLIAVAVLASFVAFLDGSVVNLALPAISREFGAGLALQQWVVDGYLLTLGALILVAGAVSDQFGRLAVLRTGLVVFAVSSVLCAFAPTGWVLIAARCLQGVGAAFLVPSSLAMINARFSGADQARAIGTWTAWTGTAFVIGPLLGGVLVDALSWRWIFGVNIVPLAVTLYLTTKLSGDRSAAPSGHAGWRQVDVVGAVLNAAGLSGVVYALIEGQRLGFSHPAVVVSLVAGLACLGAFPWWERTTPQPMMPLQIFRARNFAVGNLATVFLYAGVSLGLLIVALFLQETAGLTATQAGLATLPVPVLSFLLAPRFGALAGRYGPRLFMAVGPMVAALGYVLMATTREPFDLWTQMLPGLVVFGLGLTITVSPLTAAVLAAVQRAQSGIGSAINNAISRIAGLIAIAFTGVIVGSTIDFDGFRRGALVTAGLFALAGAVSALGIRNALGDVSQVEAGALARCSDRATPPPARVVR; encoded by the coding sequence ATGCCTACTGAGGCCGATGGTCGACGTCGGCCCCGCGCCGACAACACCGACCGGTCGCTGATCGCGGTCGCCGTACTCGCCTCGTTCGTCGCGTTCCTGGACGGTTCGGTCGTCAACCTCGCGCTGCCGGCGATCAGCCGGGAGTTCGGCGCCGGGCTGGCGCTTCAGCAGTGGGTGGTCGACGGCTACCTGCTCACCCTCGGCGCGCTGATCCTGGTCGCCGGGGCCGTGTCCGATCAATTCGGCCGGCTGGCCGTGCTGCGCACCGGCCTGGTCGTGTTCGCGGTGTCATCGGTGCTGTGCGCGTTCGCGCCCACCGGCTGGGTGCTGATCGCCGCGCGCTGCCTGCAGGGCGTCGGCGCGGCGTTTCTGGTGCCCAGCTCGCTGGCGATGATCAACGCCCGGTTCTCCGGCGCCGACCAAGCCCGCGCGATCGGCACCTGGACCGCCTGGACCGGAACGGCTTTCGTGATCGGACCGCTGCTGGGCGGCGTGCTCGTCGACGCGCTGAGCTGGCGGTGGATCTTCGGGGTGAACATCGTGCCGCTGGCGGTCACGCTGTATCTGACGACGAAGCTGTCCGGCGACCGGTCCGCCGCGCCGAGCGGCCACGCGGGCTGGCGACAGGTCGACGTCGTCGGGGCGGTATTGAACGCCGCCGGGCTCAGCGGCGTGGTGTACGCGCTGATCGAGGGCCAGCGCCTGGGCTTCTCGCATCCGGCGGTGGTGGTGAGCCTGGTGGCCGGGCTGGCCTGCCTCGGCGCGTTCCCGTGGTGGGAGCGCACGACCCCGCAGCCGATGATGCCGCTGCAGATCTTTCGCGCCCGCAACTTCGCCGTCGGAAACCTGGCCACCGTGTTCCTCTACGCCGGGGTGTCGCTGGGCTTGCTGATCGTCGCGCTGTTCCTGCAGGAGACCGCGGGGCTGACCGCGACGCAGGCGGGGCTGGCCACCCTGCCGGTCCCGGTGCTGTCGTTTCTGCTGGCCCCTCGCTTCGGCGCGCTGGCGGGCAGGTACGGCCCGCGGCTTTTCATGGCGGTCGGCCCGATGGTCGCGGCGCTCGGTTATGTGCTGATGGCCACGACGCGCGAACCGTTCGACCTGTGGACACAGATGCTGCCCGGCCTGGTGGTGTTCGGGCTCGGGCTGACGATCACGGTGTCGCCGCTGACCGCGGCAGTGCTGGCCGCGGTGCAACGCGCTCAGAGCGGAATCGGGTCGGCGATCAACAACGCGATCTCCCGCATCGCGGGCCTGATCGCGATTGCGTTCACCGGTGTGATCGTCGGCAGCACAATCGATTTCGACGGGTTCCGGCGCGGTGCACTGGTCACCGCCGGCCTGTTCGCGCTCGCAGGCGCGGTGTCGGCGCTGGGCATCCGCAACGCATTGGGCGACGTCAGCCAGGTCGAGGCCGGCGCCCTGGCGCGCTGTTCGGACCGGGCCACCCCGCCACCGGCGCGCGTCGTGCGCTGA